From Corvus cornix cornix isolate S_Up_H32 chromosome 17, ASM73873v5, whole genome shotgun sequence, the proteins below share one genomic window:
- the PHYHD1 gene encoding phytanoyl-CoA dioxygenase domain-containing protein 1 isoform X2, whose translation MASITQHQIQKFHEDGFLVLEQFFSAEECESMRTQIQRIVAEMEVPPHCRTTFSTREEEQLQAQGSSDYFLTSGDKIRFFFEKGVLDEKGNFLIPKEKSVSKIGHALHAYDPVFKQITHSPKVQELGRKLGLERPVVVQSMYIFKQPGIGGEVTPHQDATFLHTEPLGRILGFWIALEDATQENGCLWFIPGSHTNGITRRMVRAASGASTCVEFVGSEPAYEDKQFIPLPISKGGLILIHGEVVHKSELNSSESSRHVFTFHVMEAKGTTWSKENWLQPTPELPFPSLYT comes from the exons ATGGCATCCATAACCCAGCATCAGATCCAGAAG TTCCACGAGGATGGCTTCCTTGTCCTGGAGCAGTTTTTCAGCGCAGAGGAGTGTGAGAGCATGAGGACCCAGATCCAGAGAATCGTTGCGGAGATGGAAGTGCCGCCACACTGCCGCACCACGTTCTCCAccagggaggaggagcagctccaggcgCAG GGCAGCTCGGATTATTTCCTAACCAGTGGAGACAAGATTAGATTCTTCTTTGAGAAAGGTGTTTTGGATGAGAAAG gTAACTTTCTAATTCCAAAGGAGAAGTCTGTCAGCAAGATTGGCCATG CTCTACATGCTTATGATCCTGTCTTCAAGCAAATCACCCACTCCCCCAAGGTGCAG GAACTGGGAAGAAAACTAGGCCTTGAGAGACCAGTAGTTGTGCAGAGCATGTATATCTTCAAG caacCTGGCATTGGTGGTGAAG TAACACCACACCAGGATGCCACCTTCCTGCACACGGAGCCTCTGGGCAGGATCCTGGGGTTCTGGATCGCCCTGGAAGATGCCACACAGGAGAATGGCTGTTTGTGGTTCATCCCTGGCTCTCACACCA ATGGGATTACCCGGAGGATGGTCCGTGCAGCTTCAGGTGCCTCAACATGTGTAGAGTTTGTAGGGTCAGAGCCAGCCTATGAGGACAAGCAGTTCATACCTCTGCCTATAAGTAAAG GTGGACTCATACTCATCCATGGCGAGGTTGTCCATAAGAGTGAACTCAACAGCTCGGAGTCTTCTCGCCATGTGTTCACCTTCCACGTGATGGAAGCCAAAGGCACCACCTGGAGCAAAGAGAACTG GCTCCAGCCAACTCCTGAACTGCCTTTTCCATCGCTCTACACTTGA
- the PHYHD1 gene encoding phytanoyl-CoA dioxygenase domain-containing protein 1 isoform X1 — MASITQHQIQKFHEDGFLVLEQFFSAEECESMRTQIQRIVAEMEVPPHCRTTFSTREEEQLQAQMQGSSDYFLTSGDKIRFFFEKGVLDEKGNFLIPKEKSVSKIGHALHAYDPVFKQITHSPKVQELGRKLGLERPVVVQSMYIFKQPGIGGEVTPHQDATFLHTEPLGRILGFWIALEDATQENGCLWFIPGSHTNGITRRMVRAASGASTCVEFVGSEPAYEDKQFIPLPISKGGLILIHGEVVHKSELNSSESSRHVFTFHVMEAKGTTWSKENWLQPTPELPFPSLYT; from the exons ATGGCATCCATAACCCAGCATCAGATCCAGAAG TTCCACGAGGATGGCTTCCTTGTCCTGGAGCAGTTTTTCAGCGCAGAGGAGTGTGAGAGCATGAGGACCCAGATCCAGAGAATCGTTGCGGAGATGGAAGTGCCGCCACACTGCCGCACCACGTTCTCCAccagggaggaggagcagctccaggcgCAG ATGCAG GGCAGCTCGGATTATTTCCTAACCAGTGGAGACAAGATTAGATTCTTCTTTGAGAAAGGTGTTTTGGATGAGAAAG gTAACTTTCTAATTCCAAAGGAGAAGTCTGTCAGCAAGATTGGCCATG CTCTACATGCTTATGATCCTGTCTTCAAGCAAATCACCCACTCCCCCAAGGTGCAG GAACTGGGAAGAAAACTAGGCCTTGAGAGACCAGTAGTTGTGCAGAGCATGTATATCTTCAAG caacCTGGCATTGGTGGTGAAG TAACACCACACCAGGATGCCACCTTCCTGCACACGGAGCCTCTGGGCAGGATCCTGGGGTTCTGGATCGCCCTGGAAGATGCCACACAGGAGAATGGCTGTTTGTGGTTCATCCCTGGCTCTCACACCA ATGGGATTACCCGGAGGATGGTCCGTGCAGCTTCAGGTGCCTCAACATGTGTAGAGTTTGTAGGGTCAGAGCCAGCCTATGAGGACAAGCAGTTCATACCTCTGCCTATAAGTAAAG GTGGACTCATACTCATCCATGGCGAGGTTGTCCATAAGAGTGAACTCAACAGCTCGGAGTCTTCTCGCCATGTGTTCACCTTCCACGTGATGGAAGCCAAAGGCACCACCTGGAGCAAAGAGAACTG GCTCCAGCCAACTCCTGAACTGCCTTTTCCATCGCTCTACACTTGA
- the PHYHD1 gene encoding phytanoyl-CoA dioxygenase domain-containing protein 1 isoform X3 — MRTQIQRIVAEMEVPPHCRTTFSTREEEQLQAQMQGSSDYFLTSGDKIRFFFEKGVLDEKGNFLIPKEKSVSKIGHALHAYDPVFKQITHSPKVQELGRKLGLERPVVVQSMYIFKQPGIGGEVTPHQDATFLHTEPLGRILGFWIALEDATQENGCLWFIPGSHTNGITRRMVRAASGASTCVEFVGSEPAYEDKQFIPLPISKGGLILIHGEVVHKSELNSSESSRHVFTFHVMEAKGTTWSKENWLQPTPELPFPSLYT; from the exons ATGAGGACCCAGATCCAGAGAATCGTTGCGGAGATGGAAGTGCCGCCACACTGCCGCACCACGTTCTCCAccagggaggaggagcagctccaggcgCAG ATGCAG GGCAGCTCGGATTATTTCCTAACCAGTGGAGACAAGATTAGATTCTTCTTTGAGAAAGGTGTTTTGGATGAGAAAG gTAACTTTCTAATTCCAAAGGAGAAGTCTGTCAGCAAGATTGGCCATG CTCTACATGCTTATGATCCTGTCTTCAAGCAAATCACCCACTCCCCCAAGGTGCAG GAACTGGGAAGAAAACTAGGCCTTGAGAGACCAGTAGTTGTGCAGAGCATGTATATCTTCAAG caacCTGGCATTGGTGGTGAAG TAACACCACACCAGGATGCCACCTTCCTGCACACGGAGCCTCTGGGCAGGATCCTGGGGTTCTGGATCGCCCTGGAAGATGCCACACAGGAGAATGGCTGTTTGTGGTTCATCCCTGGCTCTCACACCA ATGGGATTACCCGGAGGATGGTCCGTGCAGCTTCAGGTGCCTCAACATGTGTAGAGTTTGTAGGGTCAGAGCCAGCCTATGAGGACAAGCAGTTCATACCTCTGCCTATAAGTAAAG GTGGACTCATACTCATCCATGGCGAGGTTGTCCATAAGAGTGAACTCAACAGCTCGGAGTCTTCTCGCCATGTGTTCACCTTCCACGTGATGGAAGCCAAAGGCACCACCTGGAGCAAAGAGAACTG GCTCCAGCCAACTCCTGAACTGCCTTTTCCATCGCTCTACACTTGA